A genomic region of Pseudomonas sp. RSB 5.4 contains the following coding sequences:
- a CDS encoding response regulator transcription factor, which yields MNKVLIVDDHPVIRLAVRMLMERHGYEVIAETDNGVDALQLAREQMPDIVILDIGIPKLDGLEVIARLNSTPMPLKVLVLTSQAPGHFSMRCMQSGAAGYVCKQQDLTELLSAIKAVLSGYSYFPNQALHTVRTSLGNASEADMVDRLSGREMMVLQQLARGKTNKEIADGMFLSNKMVSTYKTRLLLKLNARSLVDLIELAQRNGLV from the coding sequence ATGAATAAAGTGCTGATCGTGGATGATCACCCCGTCATTCGTCTTGCTGTGCGTATGCTGATGGAACGTCATGGCTACGAAGTTATTGCCGAAACAGATAATGGTGTGGATGCATTGCAACTTGCGCGTGAACAAATGCCGGATATCGTTATTCTGGATATTGGAATACCGAAGCTCGATGGTCTGGAAGTTATTGCCCGTCTGAACTCGACACCGATGCCATTGAAAGTTCTGGTGTTGACCTCTCAGGCACCCGGGCATTTTTCGATGCGCTGCATGCAGTCGGGGGCGGCGGGGTATGTCTGTAAACAACAGGATCTGACAGAGTTGCTCAGTGCGATCAAGGCCGTACTGTCCGGATACAGCTATTTTCCAAACCAGGCCCTGCATACCGTGCGAACCAGCCTCGGTAATGCCAGTGAGGCCGATATGGTAGACCGCCTTTCCGGGCGGGAAATGATGGTGTTGCAGCAATTGGCGCGGGGCAAGACCAACAAGGAAATCGCTGACGGCATGTTTCTCAGCAACAAGATGGTCAGCACTTACAAGACCCGTTTGTTATTGAAGCTCAATGCTCGGTCGCTGGTGGACCTGATTGAGCTGGCGCAACGCAACGGGCTGGTCTGA
- the pyrC gene encoding dihydroorotase, whose amino-acid sequence MSDRLTLLRPDDWHIHLRDGAVLTNTVADVARTFGRAIIMPNLVPPVRNAAEADGYRQRILAARPAGSRFEPLMVLYLTDRTQPEEIRQAKASGFVHAAKLYPAGATTNSDSGVTSIDKIFPALEAMAEVGMPLLIHGEVTRGDVDVFDREKIFIDEHMRRVVERFPTLKVVFEHITTGDAVQFVNEASANVGATITAHHLLYNRNHMLVGGIRPHFYCLPILKRNTHQEALLDAATSGSAKFFLGTDSAPHAQHAKEAACGCAGCYTAYAAIELYAEAFEQRNALDKLEAFASLNGPRFYGLPANTDRITLVREEWTAPTSLPFGELTVIPLRAGEKLRWRLLEEHA is encoded by the coding sequence ATGTCCGACCGCCTGACCCTGCTGCGTCCCGACGACTGGCACATTCATCTTCGCGATGGTGCCGTGTTGACCAATACCGTTGCCGATGTTGCGCGCACCTTTGGCCGCGCCATCATCATGCCCAACCTGGTACCACCGGTGCGCAACGCCGCTGAAGCCGACGGCTATCGCCAGCGGATTCTCGCTGCCCGCCCGGCCGGCAGTCGTTTCGAACCGCTGATGGTGCTGTACCTCACCGACCGCACCCAGCCCGAAGAAATTCGTCAGGCCAAGGCCAGCGGTTTCGTGCACGCTGCCAAATTGTACCCGGCCGGCGCCACTACCAACTCCGATTCCGGGGTGACCAGCATCGACAAGATCTTCCCGGCGCTGGAAGCCATGGCCGAAGTCGGCATGCCGCTGCTGATCCACGGCGAAGTCACCCGTGGCGATGTCGACGTCTTCGATCGCGAAAAGATTTTCATCGATGAGCACATGCGCCGTGTCGTCGAGCGTTTCCCGACGCTCAAAGTGGTGTTCGAACACATCACCACCGGCGACGCCGTGCAGTTCGTCAACGAGGCTTCGGCCAACGTCGGCGCGACCATCACCGCGCATCACCTGCTGTACAACCGCAACCACATGTTGGTGGGCGGGATTCGGCCGCACTTCTATTGCCTGCCGATCCTCAAGCGTAATACCCATCAGGAAGCCCTGCTCGATGCCGCCACCAGCGGCAGCGCGAAGTTCTTCCTCGGTACCGACTCGGCGCCGCACGCCCAGCACGCCAAGGAAGCCGCCTGCGGCTGCGCCGGCTGCTACACCGCGTACGCCGCCATTGAGCTGTATGCCGAAGCCTTCGAACAGCGCAACGCGCTGGACAAGCTTGAAGCGTTCGCCAGCCTCAACGGCCCACGCTTCTACGGTCTGCCGGCCAACACCGATCGCATCACCCTGGTTCGCGAAGAATGGACCGCCCCGACCAGCCTGCCGTTTGGCGAGCTGACCGTTATCCCGCTGCGCGCCGGTGAAAAACTGCGCTGGCGCCTGCTGGAGGAACACGCGTGA
- the nth gene encoding endonuclease III: MNAAKRLEIFRRLHEDNPEPKTELAYSSPFELLIAVILSAQSTDVGVNKATAKLFPVANTPAAIHALGVEGLSEYIKTIGLYNSKAKNVIETCRMLVELHNGEVPQTREELEALPGVGRKTANVVLNTAFRQLTMAVDTHIFRVSNRTGIAPGKNVVEVEKKLMKFVPKDYLLDSHHWLILHGRYVCLARKPRCGSCRIEDLCEYKHKTSDD, from the coding sequence ATGAATGCCGCAAAACGTCTGGAAATCTTCCGCAGACTTCATGAAGACAACCCCGAGCCGAAGACCGAGCTGGCCTATTCCTCGCCGTTCGAGTTGTTGATCGCGGTAATCCTCTCGGCGCAATCTACCGACGTTGGCGTCAACAAGGCCACGGCCAAACTGTTTCCGGTGGCCAATACCCCTGCGGCGATCCACGCGCTGGGCGTCGAAGGGCTGTCCGAATACATCAAGACCATCGGCCTCTATAACAGCAAAGCGAAAAACGTGATCGAGACCTGCCGCATGCTGGTCGAACTGCACAATGGCGAAGTCCCGCAGACGCGCGAAGAACTGGAAGCGCTGCCCGGTGTCGGCCGCAAAACGGCCAACGTAGTGCTCAATACCGCTTTTCGTCAGTTGACCATGGCGGTCGACACGCACATTTTTCGCGTGAGCAACCGCACCGGCATTGCCCCGGGCAAAAATGTGGTCGAGGTGGAAAAGAAGTTGATGAAGTTTGTGCCGAAAGATTACCTGCTCGACTCTCACCACTGGCTGATTCTGCATGGTCGCTATGTGTGTCTGGCGCGCAAGCCACGCTGTGGCAGCTGCCGGATCGAAGATTTGTGCGAGTACAAACACAAAACCTCGGACGATTGA
- a CDS encoding Rnf-Nqr domain containing protein — protein sequence MNRPTNLTNTLTLMLLLGTSATLAGALGMLLMSSAVVGIYSVCIAPLRLRLSGNSLLLASLLLAATLTSCANILAQRWALQWQQSLGIYGGLIALQCVVLEYNGFFRQALAQRLTFFGLSSALLLALAVLRELFGQGHIGRVLSEHWQGLVLFSDGLHLLTLVPGAFILLGLLLAARQAWTRSNALSKETHHP from the coding sequence ATGAACCGGCCGACGAATCTGACGAACACTTTGACGCTGATGCTGCTGCTTGGCACCAGCGCGACACTGGCTGGCGCGCTGGGCATGCTGTTGATGTCGAGTGCCGTTGTGGGGATTTACAGCGTGTGCATCGCCCCACTGCGCTTGCGGTTATCTGGCAACAGCCTGTTGCTGGCCAGTCTGCTGCTGGCCGCCACTCTGACCAGTTGTGCCAATATCCTCGCGCAGCGCTGGGCGCTGCAGTGGCAACAGTCACTCGGGATCTATGGCGGGTTGATCGCCTTGCAATGCGTGGTGCTGGAATACAATGGGTTCTTTCGTCAGGCGCTTGCCCAGCGCCTGACGTTTTTTGGCCTGTCGAGCGCGCTGCTACTGGCGCTGGCCGTACTGCGTGAACTGTTCGGTCAGGGGCACATCGGTCGTGTTCTGTCCGAGCACTGGCAAGGACTGGTTCTGTTCAGCGACGGGCTGCACCTGCTGACCCTGGTTCCCGGCGCCTTCATCCTGCTCGGACTCCTGCTCGCTGCCCGCCAGGCCTGGACCCGCTCGAACGCTCTCTCCAAGGAAACACATCATCCATGA
- a CDS encoding argininosuccinate synthase: MADVNKVVLAYSGGLDTSVILKWLQDTYNCEVVTFTADLGQGEEVEPARAKAQAMGVKEIYIDDLREEFVRDFVFPMFRANTVYEGEYLLGTSIARPLIAKRLIEIANETGADAISHGATGKGNDQVRFELGAYALKPGVKVIAPWREWDLLSREKLMDYAEKHAIPIERHGKKKSPYSMDANLLHISYEGGVLEDTWTEHEEDMWRWTVSPENAPDTPQYLELTYRNGDIVALDGVEMTPATVLATLNKIGGAHGIGRLDIVENRYVGMKSRGCYETPGGTIMLRAHRAIESITLDREVAHLKDELMPKYASLIYTGYWWSPERLMLQQMIDASQVNVNGVVRLKLYKGNVIVTGRKSDDSLFDANIATFEEDGGAYNQADAAGFIKLNALRMRIAANKGRKLF, encoded by the coding sequence ATGGCGGACGTAAACAAGGTCGTTCTGGCGTATTCCGGCGGCCTGGACACTTCGGTGATCCTCAAGTGGCTGCAGGATACTTATAACTGTGAAGTGGTGACCTTCACCGCTGACCTGGGTCAGGGCGAAGAGGTCGAGCCGGCTCGCGCCAAGGCTCAGGCCATGGGCGTCAAAGAAATCTACATCGACGACCTGCGCGAAGAATTCGTGCGTGACTTCGTGTTCCCGATGTTCCGCGCCAACACCGTTTACGAAGGCGAGTACCTGCTGGGTACCTCCATCGCACGTCCGCTGATCGCCAAACGTCTGATCGAAATCGCCAACGAAACCGGCGCCGACGCCATTTCCCATGGCGCTACCGGCAAGGGCAATGACCAGGTGCGTTTCGAACTGGGTGCCTACGCGCTCAAGCCAGGCGTGAAAGTCATTGCTCCATGGCGTGAGTGGGACCTGCTGTCCCGCGAGAAGCTGATGGACTACGCCGAGAAGCACGCGATCCCGATCGAGCGTCACGGCAAGAAGAAATCTCCGTACTCGATGGACGCCAACCTGCTGCACATCTCCTATGAAGGCGGCGTGCTGGAAGACACCTGGACCGAGCACGAAGAAGACATGTGGCGCTGGACCGTCTCCCCGGAGAACGCGCCTGACACCCCGCAATACCTGGAACTGACCTACCGCAACGGCGACATCGTTGCCCTGGACGGCGTCGAAATGACTCCGGCCACCGTACTGGCAACGCTGAACAAAATCGGCGGTGCTCACGGTATCGGTCGTCTGGACATCGTTGAAAACCGTTACGTGGGCATGAAGTCCCGTGGCTGCTACGAAACCCCGGGCGGCACCATCATGCTGCGCGCTCACCGCGCCATCGAATCGATCACCCTGGACCGCGAAGTCGCTCACCTCAAAGACGAGCTGATGCCGAAATACGCCAGCCTGATCTACACCGGCTACTGGTGGAGCCCGGAGCGTCTGATGCTGCAACAGATGATCGACGCTTCCCAGGTCAACGTGAACGGCGTGGTTCGCCTGAAGCTGTACAAAGGCAACGTGATCGTGACCGGTCGCAAGTCCGACGATTCGCTGTTCGACGCCAATATCGCGACCTTCGAAGAAGACGGCGGCGCTTACAACCAGGCCGACGCGGCGGGCTTCATCAAGCTCAACGCGCTGCGCATGCGCATTGCTGCCAACAAAGGCCGCAAGCTGTTCTAA
- a CDS encoding OmpA family protein, producing the protein MRQRYLALLSVFASLPAMALTYQTRLENIEWTVEGDKFECRLTQPITDFGSGQFVRKAGEQAIFRLNAYNAMLGGGSATLLAAAAPWQPGRNDIYLGSVRIGTGNVLFNSSQSQAGGLISGLLDGRSPVVRRASGDGRVSEVRLLPVKFSKAFNDYQTCVAKLLPQNFDQIKQSQVGFPGEGTDLDSAARARLQVMLDFMKADPTVNHIELDGYSDNSGNRLTNRELSRRRALAVVDFFKANGIAESQITVRFHGEQYPLVPNTNATNRAKNRRVSVKLARVAPTTAPAPQASAPANAAATS; encoded by the coding sequence GTGCGCCAGCGATATTTAGCCTTGCTCAGTGTGTTTGCCAGCCTCCCCGCGATGGCGCTCACCTACCAGACGCGTCTGGAGAACATTGAGTGGACGGTCGAGGGCGACAAGTTCGAGTGCCGCCTGACCCAGCCGATCACCGATTTCGGCTCGGGCCAGTTCGTGCGCAAGGCCGGCGAACAGGCGATATTCCGCCTCAATGCCTATAACGCCATGCTCGGCGGCGGTTCAGCGACGTTGCTTGCGGCGGCCGCGCCATGGCAACCGGGGCGCAACGACATCTACCTGGGCAGCGTCAGGATCGGCACCGGTAACGTGCTGTTCAACAGTTCGCAATCCCAGGCCGGCGGGCTGATCAGCGGTTTGCTGGACGGTCGCAGCCCGGTGGTGCGCCGTGCGTCCGGCGATGGCCGAGTTTCGGAAGTGCGTCTGCTGCCGGTGAAGTTCAGCAAAGCGTTCAATGATTACCAGACGTGTGTGGCAAAACTGCTGCCGCAGAATTTTGACCAGATCAAACAATCGCAGGTCGGTTTTCCGGGTGAGGGCACTGATCTGGACTCCGCCGCTCGCGCCAGGCTGCAGGTGATGCTGGACTTCATGAAGGCCGATCCGACGGTCAATCACATCGAACTGGATGGCTATTCCGACAACAGCGGCAACCGTCTGACCAACCGTGAACTGTCGCGCCGTCGCGCGCTGGCGGTGGTCGATTTCTTCAAGGCCAACGGCATCGCCGAATCGCAGATCACCGTGCGTTTCCATGGTGAGCAATATCCTTTGGTGCCGAACACCAATGCCACTAACCGGGCGAAGAATCGCCGGGTCAGCGTGAAGCTGGCACGGGTGGCACCGACCACTGCGCCAGCGCCACAAGCCAGCGCGCCTGCCAATGCTGCGGCGACTTCCTGA